The Arachis ipaensis cultivar K30076 chromosome B07, Araip1.1, whole genome shotgun sequence genomic interval ttaaccaggaggattagttgctcataacttataGAGAAAATAGGGTTCTGAAAAGTGCGGAAGGGAGAAGATTCTAAACCAAAGTGATCTTTTACTTTAAATACTAACCAAATAATAAATACTagacctaaaagatattattttctaaataaaaattacaaaaaaaataagataaaactaaGAAGTGCTAAATCTACTTGCAGGCCCAAAGAGGTGTGAATCGGGCTActgctggcgtttaacttcaagaATGGCCCAAGTGGGGAAGCGTGGGTCTCTGGTTTGTACCCCCTGTTGGTGTTAAACgcttgggcgttcagcacccagggGGTGCTGCCAacatttttctttcttgctttagaCTTCTCCAAACTGCTCTgaatttcacctaaaatcataaaaatgcaagaaaaactcaaagttgCATCGAAAGGTggtttttgcactaaaatcaagtaaaaataaataaaatctaacaaaaaaaaactagaaaatgaTAGTAAAAtggggtataagatgctcacgtatTAGAAGTGTAGTCCAGGTTTAACTACACCATTAGTACTAGAAGGTTGATTGGCAAAGCAGAAGTTGATCGAAAAAATCTTTAGTGCTTAGAAAGAATTTTACCAAGCTTTAGCTGTTaaaaatatatttgatgcaaattgaaaatTTCAGGGACAAaattgtaacaaaataaaacttagaaattttttaaatatatttaacaaACATCAAGGACAAAAAACATGCTTTaccaaaaaattaaatattaacaaaCATTAAACATAAACATTATGATATTTACAagttataataatttattattatttatgaaacattaaaattattaattattaaacttTAAAACATCAATAttgaaatattattatttattaattataataattatattttctctaagaaaattaaagctttttttagatttttttaaatagttttaattataatattatgttattgaaaataatatttaatattaaaaaatataattattataattaataaataatattaataatttaataattatattttctctaagaaaattaaagctttttttagatttttttaaatagttttaattataatattatgttattgaaaataatatttaatattaaaaaatataattattataattaataaataatattaataatttaataattatattttttaatattaaatattattttcaataacataatattataattatttattaattataatattttcAAATTATAATAGTTTAAAGATTATtgtcattttattttaataatattgatATGTTACAGAATATTTATAGCATTTGTATAATTAATATACACTACTTTCACTACAAAAAAGGGGTTAAAACGACAGTTATTTTTGGAATTACGGCAGTTAGAACCGCCATTATGACCAAAATTAGTGCCTCCAAGAAATGCCGttattctgggcgccattctggttattacgacGGTTTTTTGAGtattaaaatggcggtttttgaaCAGCCGTCGTTTTTACCAAGATGTTGTGGCATCATTTCTGTTTAAAATGGCAGTTGGATTTACCATTATAACCGCCCTTTTTACCAGGTTATAATGGCATCTTTTgtgtttaaaatggcagtttctAGCTGCCATTTTTACCAGGTTATAATGGCATCTTTTGTGTTTAAAATGGTAGTTTTTAACCGCCATTTCTACTAGCGTATAATGGCATCGTTTTCCTTTAAAATGGGGGTTTCTAACCGCCGTTTGTACCTAATTATGATGACAATTTTATGCTTTTTAGAATAAGATTGAAACTACCAATTTAAAGTGATATTTTCGAAACTCACTTAAAAATCTCGTAATAACCAAAAGGCATAATCATAAATCTAACATCATAAGATGATTTTTAATTCATACATGATCCAAAAGTCATAATCCAAGTCATAATTGAGATGTCATAATCCAAAAACAAAGTTTCAATATAACATTTTTCAATAATACGTCTTAACATATAATTCTTAATATACGTCTTAACATATCAAGCAAGGTCATGCTTCTTTGTTGCTTGCTGCAGAAGACCTACTTCCTAACTCTTTTGGTGATGGAATCTCACTCTCCTGATCCAATCCctacaataaaaatataactaTTATGAGCACAAGAAATGCAAGAAAAAggcatatatttatatacatttaTCATGTCTAATTACATAGCATTGATACAATAATGAATAAATTTTTTCATACAAGTGGTATAAATTGATTCATGAACAAATTTTACAAAGTTCCATCACTTTAAAATTCTTCCATCTTTCAGTACGTTGTATttgttttgaaacaaaaaaattcGACTCTGTTTTCACACATTGaactataaaatttataaatcaaCAGTTAAATAAACACCTTATACAAAAGATCTCAATTTCTAAAGGTTATTGACAAAATAGAACTATACTTTCTAGGTTCTAAGATAGAATTAATCCACATACGGCCACAACTCCACAAGTTATACTTACTACCCCTTCAGCAATGCTATCAAGAGCAACTGAGCAAGTAAGCAAAGTCAAGAACATATACTAACAATTCTGTATCTTACCTATAGTTTTCATTCACATATGCCTAGGGTTTTGATAAAAGAAGAATACATGATTGGAATTGTATAAGGTGTACGTTTCTTATTAATATTTAGATCGGGCTCAATGTGGAAATCTTCCATATTGATAATGGATTATTTTACATGAAAATTTGTTTCAACAATTTCATGTGAAGAGAGGTTGAGAACAACGACTAAAGTTGATACCGTTAAATACCGTTAAATATTAATGCAAAATAATGTACACACAAGACAAAGTTTACTATCACTCTAGCATAAGCTAGCACTActactaattatattaataataggAATCATAAGCAGAATATGAATGTACCTATGAAACTTGTTGAGTAGGGAACATTCCAGCCAATTGTATTGCAATTTTACCTCCTTCCTTAGAAGCAATATAGGAGACTAGCGCTTGCAATTACGCTttaatgtaacgacccaacttccagaacgtcatgatcgtaccaaaagtaaggcgttacttacctgttttcctttattaactatttactattgagcctttagttcgatatcgtgatttagttttatagaaaattccaaaaaaattttgtttttattaattaaaatcatatagcaaacatcaccaagtataataatcacataattattaataataataaatattatacaaaataaattaaataaaactcaagtacaactcctatccctctgtataaaataaaaactaaagtaaCAAGGGCGAGGAAACTGTATAAAAACAACATGAAATACAAGTAAAGTCCTGCTAATTGTCTGCAGCTTCATAccgagtcttcgaacctgtgtcactgaaagggtggaagattttggggtgagaacaaaccacacgttctcagtagggaatgggaatgccgtaaaagtaatgattaacatgtaaataattaactttgcttaataaacTATCTTTGTCAAACCCTTtaaaatactttttaatcttactttagataaataattactttctttaaattccTAAAACCAAAACAGATCTCAATCACAAAATTTGTCATATAAAATATCTTTCAGCCACATAATTGATTCTCAGTCACAACAAACAGTTATTAATCATCTCTATACATTCACAGACTACTAGCACAAGTAAGAAACtcaattcaacacacaaacaaatcacaataaaacaaacaacacaatcatagagaagtaatacaagcaaacacaaccaaatgcaaatgcacaaccactatgatgcatgtctgtcctaagcaggccatgagctcacgtgtcggtttacaccctgcagcccgacattacctaggaacaagtcccagatatggcttccttttgtgtccttagtgcatatgtgtcggtggtaagaataccactccttcgtgactaccgatAGTCAGCGCAAAGCCCGaacccataatatacgcacaaggggaaacagtgatcctcagttcgtgggcgtccccgagatcaattcacaaacaaaacaatgatcctcagttcgtgggtttttcCAAGATCAACAtataacagttagtgggttattcccgtaatcaatgattatcaattcATGGGTTTTCCCGcatttaaaacaaataacaatttatacgtttccccgagatcaatgatcattcagttcgtgggtacttcccgaaTTTAACCAATTATCAAGTTATGGGTTTTCcccgtagttaaacaactaaTAGTTCGTGGGGTTTTCCCTCCTTTTAtcacttttcattttcctttctaaAGCTCAACAATCCATATATCAGTTCCCCATTCTGTTTTCccctttaaatttttaataattttcctTAAACCTTTCTTAATTCCTCAGGCATTTGTCTATAAAAATCTTAATCATCAAATGATTTCATAATTTTTACTTTAGCAATCTTAACTCGAACCAACTTTAAAACAGTTTTCCAGTTTAATTCTCtatcaaaagactcaagaaaatcatctTTCTCTTTACTATCCCAACTCAAATGTtataatataaattcataaaTTTCTAAAAGCTAATCCTTTACTTTAAGCCCAAAtcataatttttttctatattgaatcaaactcaaaacataatttctttcttaaataactTAAATTCGAAACATAGGCCTTTCCTTGGTAAATCGAACTCAAAAtattataattcttttcttaactaaataaaactcaaataatataattttccaagttcaaatcatctaaaataacttctcaaataaaacctcagattttataaaatttcggcagcacctcccttaaaactcggactttaccacccttacgggttccctctttcttaACATCTCATCAAACCTTTGTCAACAATTATCACAGCAGATTCTCAATCAATTAGAAATTTAATAATCCGCAATAATTAACAATTCAGCCATAATCCGCCACTCCCACATAATCCATCAGTCCAACTTCAATTTGATCaattcataaattattttaaccAAAGGACTAACAGTTTTTCACTTTCCAAATACCCAAAACACATTATCTCCTAACTTAAACAAAATCTTAGCAATATTGACACCAAAACACATAGAGTATGTAATATTCACAAAATTCCAGTTCTCTTATAACCAACTACTATGTTCACCTAAAAATTCTGCTCCATATAGTTTCCAACTATCACAAGTTATCCTTATACTTTTAGAGTTATTTTATCTCTAAATTCAGATTTCATGAAAAGGTCAATTTAATAATCAAACCTCAATCTTTTAACAATTCTCAAACTTAATCCTAATTAATCACGAATCAACATTAACAACTACCAAAACCAATTCCAACCAATCACAAGTCAATTTCACAACCATTCCAATACATCAGATAACTAAAAACAACAACAAGCACTTACTCTCAAAAACCAAAATATAGCTACACAACTCAACTAATTCAGTATAATCACATAGAATCAGAATTTTTCAACAATTCaatcaaaatcagaaaaaatCAATATCAATTATAGCTTCAAACACTCACAATAACAAAACCCAAGGACATTCACAGCCATAACCTGAACAATACTCCAGTTGAAGCACTAAAACAATATCAAActtaatccaaatttcacaacctcaaaccaaACTTATTCCACCATTAAtctctcataacaacaaaaccagtcacattcacagcaataatccaaactcaattcatcaattatacATACGACAgcttttcaataattaactcagtatatttttatttaataaattacactaaattaatcattattcacaacCACATCTAATTCCAGTCACAGCTCAGAATAATCACAACAACTAAcaaatttcaaatgcatttcaagtTATTCATATcaactaaataattttttaaccgtcattaaccatttgcacttatccaatTAACTTTGTACGCATTCTAGAATTTAAAccgttaaattttgaaaaataaatccCCTACATCGATGTCGAAACTCATGAAAATCGCCAAACACAGCAGCTCCGTTAGCAGTTCCAACACTCGTTTTATTTTCTGGGCAGTAACCAAAGTGGTTCTAGGCAGCTCCAATATTGTTTCCTAGTGACAGAGGGCTCCGGTAACTACGAAACCTGAGGCAGGGGCTGAATAGAGCAGCACAGAGTAGTATAGAGTAAGAGCAGCAACAGTTTGGCATCTCCGATCGACGGCAGCAGCATTATTTCCGATCACTCTTCACTCTCGCAGTAGTAACCATGGTGGCAACAAAATAGAGAGTTCAAATTCAATGAAGTCAGAAATTGAAATGAGTTCAATAGAATTGGAACTACAGATAGCTTACAATAAAATAACGGAGTAGCAACAGGGTTTCCGGGCAGCTCTAGTGGCAGTAATGGCTGAGCCAACATAAATAATAGCAAAAACAGAGGCTGAGCAAAGGACAATGGTTCCAACCATCGTGAACTCTCTCTCTCACCGCAGATGGGCTTTCTGATGGCAACGGCTTCTGATCACAGCACGACAACTTGGCGCGGTGAAGATCCTTTCTTCCTCTACTATGTGTGTATTCTGCGATGTTGGTGACAGTAGCATCCAGCAAACCCTCCTCCTCCAGTGGCGGCTCCTTCGATGGCACCAATGCACGACGGCAATGAGAGGCACGGCGACGCCCTCTTCCTCCCGATCTTTGGCTCAGGCTCGTCTCCCTCCTCTAGTTCCTTCCACGACGGCATGGCTTCGACGGCGTGGCTTCGACGGCGATGCTCTCCATATCTCCACGAACAGCTGACAGAAGGCGCTGCAGCGCGGGCAAGGCTGGGCGACGCTGGCGATGGTGGCGTGGGATCCTTGTGTGCGACAGTCCGGCAGTCACGGCGGCGGTGGGGTAGCTGCTCTTCCCTCTCTCTTTCCTCTCTGTTTTGCTGCTGTGTGTGAATGTTACATTGAAGGAAGGTGAGGGTGAGGCTATGGCTGTGTAGGGTTAGGAATTGGGAAAATTAGCGTTCTAAATTAATTTTGGGAATttgggttagaaattaggattttataaaggaATATGGATAGatttgaatagatattttgataaaattggagggtagagtaattttaaaaccaaatatactCTCTTAAAAATATCTAAGAATACTggttatcaacatattgctaagttcaattaattatttctagtttaaattataaaataagcatattaatcatatttttataaaatatagtttaaaatcaatattaatttttctttttattatatttctattatcaAAACTCTAATTTCAATTTgtgtagaataactaattataataaaaattttacttaaacattaattaacttaaacttaaacTATTTATAAAAATCAAACTAATTATTTCTAgtaaattaatctctaagagtataaattaataaaatagaacataattcattcataataaaaattacttaaattgaacggtacaattctttcttattttttaattactaaaattataatttcaatcatatcaaatatccaataaagattatataaaaattctaattagtttaaacttcaattattatgaaaatttatttaatttcctttagtaaaataatttccttaaaataaaattatcatcaaataaaataaatcacaaataactaattatttaattttcaaaaactagggttgttacatttaACAGTATCCAACTCTTCTTGCACATTTGGATCACAAGTAGATGATGTGCCAACATCATTTGAAGAACCTAAATACATTTGACTAATCCTTGTAGTGTTGTTCTTGAAAGCAATTGTTGGAGCAGCTCCAATACCTAAACCTCAAACACGACAGGGTGCTCTTTCCCAAAAACTACTCCAAGAGCATCAAGAGGAGAATTAACAGTTGATTCCATTGGTTGTTGGCTGCTATGTGCTTCAATCTTCTCCTacttataaaaaaaagagaaagaataaaaaatagtattatcttataaaaaagaaagaaaaagaaatacaaacaAGTTACTTATTTCACTTTAGTCTTACGGTGATGCCCCAAAAAATACCATTTTCCACCATGCTTTAATGTATATGAATCAGCGTTGAAGTTACATGTGGGACAAGCATATTTACTGTGTACGTTCCACCCAAATAAGTTACCAAGGCCTGGAAAATCACTAATTGTCCACATTAATGCTACTCATAATGTAAACATTTCATTCTTGAACCTATCTAATGTTTGAACACCATCATGCCACAACTCTTTTAACTCCTTGATAAGAGGTTGTAAGTATACGTCTATGTTGTTTCCCGGTATTTTCTCTCCGGGAATAATCATTGACAAGAAAAGTGATGTTGGCTTCATGCACTCTCGTGGAGGTCGGTTGTAAGGAATAAGCACCACTGGCCAAATGCTATAGTTTGTACGTAAAGCTCCAAAAGAGTTGAATCCATCAGCTGCAAGACCAAGACGTACATTTCGAGGATCTTCGGCAAACTTATCATGAAGTAAATCGAATGTCTTCCAAGCTTCAGAATCCCGCGGATGCCTCCTCTTCGAATCTTTCTTTTCTGCCGAAGCATGCCATCGCATTGATTGTGCAGTTTTAGAACACATGAATAATCGTTGAAGTCTTTGTTTTAGTGGAAAGTATCGCAAGATCTTTGCCGGTTTCTGCTTTTTGGCATCGCTCCATTTAGATGTCTTGCATCTTTTGCATTCTTGCAAATCTTCTTCCTCCCCCCAATATAACATGCAGTCATTAGGGCAAGCAGGTATCTTGGTATAATTAAGCCCTAGTTTGTTTATGATTTTCTTGGCCTCATAGAATGTATTTGAAATCTTCGCATTTCCAAAAGCATGTTTTATTAACTTGAGGATTTCGATCATGGGTTTGTCGCTTATTCTGTATAAGCACTTTATGTGATACAAACTAATCAAGAAAGACAGTTTTGAATACTTTGTGCAACCTTCATACAATTGCTCATTATCGTCTTCCAACAACTTGTAAAATTCTACATTTTCTCCATTGTGCTCTTCATTTTCTGCATCTTCTATGTTGTCTTCATCTCCATCTCCATCTTCATTCAAGTCAGGTCCAGCAACTCCAAATACGTCATTGAGCTTTGTTACCATTGGATGTTGAGATGTCGAATCATCTTGTACAATTTGACTAGTTTGATGAGCTTGTGACCCAACTCCAACTGCTTCTTCACCATGCCAATACCAAACTTTGTAGTTTTCTGGAAATGGCTTGACTATTAAATGTTCAAAAACTTTCTCTCTTGTTTGCCACTTGCCAAAACCACACACCGAACAAGGGCATTTAATCTGACGACCCCCAAGAGATCGATGCTCAAAAGTGAAATCCAAAAACTTGTTTAGACCATCTTTATACTCGTGCATGTTTCATGATTTTCCAATCCATGACTTATCGATTGACATGATTAAGAGGGACTACAAAGAGGAATATTAAAAAATCTATTCATtaaaaatctctctctctctatctctcataTTAACTAGGAAACTAACTAGTATATATCAGCAGGCGCTACTATAAAAAGAAATTCTTGTATGTGCAAATTAGATATCAAACAAATACTTAAATAGTACTctaaaagaaattataaaaaaaaattgtaattaccTCTTTCAAATGATAATTTTGTGGCTGTAACAGTGGCTTTGTGAACTTTTCTTTCTCAAGTAATTGTATATatgcaaattaatttttttctacaagataaaaagagacaaaaaaaataaattgagaaaatattttattctcaaattataatttataaaaattttttttataaaactcatattatattaactaactaactaattattttatattcatatattatactgtttaattattatttaattaaacagATTATATTACAACAATATGTGGTTGTCAAGCTAATGGGTACAGAGTACAAACTGTTAGTAACTTAGTATTATAAGGTTTAGGGTAACTGGTGTAGAGTCCAAACTCAAAATAAATTAAGCAAATATTTTATTctcaaattataatttataaaaattttttttataaaactcatattatattaactaactaactaattattttatattcatatattatactgtttaattattatttaattaaacagATTATATTACAACAATATGTGGTTGTCAAGCTAATGGGTACAGAGTACAAACTGTTAGTAACTTAGTATTATAAGGTTTAGGGTAACTGGTGTAGAGTCCAAACTCCAAACTGTAATATAATGTAACATTTTAGAAGGGGTATTGGGCCATGATAGTAATAATAGATAGATGTTCAAATCAATTTTTTCGTCCCTATTTGCAAGTGGGAACATTGATCATGACTCCTCTCAAGCACATTTCATGCTTGATTACAATCCTAGTGACATACAAATAGATATAGGCCCTACCTATATATATTTACATGATTTGGATAACATCACATACGTATACATTACAAACAGAGCCATATTCCATCCCTAATAtgaataagaaattaaaagacaCACTCTTATATAACTCCAAGATCAATTATGCACCTTGATACTTATCTTCAATAATTACAAACAgctacaaataataataataataaatagtacTAATGAAATAGAAAAACCACAGAAAGGgcattatatatagaaaaagatatATATGTATTTTGATATATAATTGATTGAAcacataataataacaaaaacaaaatatatataaggaAGAATAACAAAAAGAGCATGCATTCAATTCAGGCACTACTGCTCTTCAATCAGAAGGGGAAGTCTTGGTCTTCAAGCAATAGAGGGAATCTTAGAACCTTAGAAATTAGCTATTAAACACGGAAAAGAAACAACTGAACCAAAAAGAAGTAACATAAATCATTAAAAGAATAACCAATTTGCCTCCATATTACCAACATAAAGAGAGAAAATTATTAATCAATTACATCAAGGACTAATTACTTATTCCAGAAATTCAGTCATTAAACTTAATGATTAACGAGCAAGACACACAAAGAAAATACTAAAACTTCCAGAATCAAGTTTAGCAAATTCACCAACTAAGAACATAAGAATATGGGGAATAAGACTAATTAGTAAACAACAACTGCATCAAGAATGGTCCCCGAGCTCAAAAACCACAATCTGAATGACCAAAACCCAACAAACTAATTGCAAAGTAACATCACCTACTAAAGACAAGTTCAAATGTTCTGTAAAAAACAAAACTTAGCAAAGGATATATGAAACCAGCTGGTAACAGCTCAAAAAAACAAATAAGAAGAAACCTTCACACGAGAAACAATAAGAAAACGTTAACAGCACAGAAAACCAGCAATTCAATTATCACATAGAAAATTTATTGTAAAAACAAAATTGAAGATGGAATTAATGGAAATATATCAATGAAAGTAGAATCAGATTGAAAATATTACCCTAAGCGACCAGAATTCAAAAGAGAATAAGTTTCCAGATCTGGGAATCACTTAAGCCCCCCTCCAGTCTTCGAGACTAACGACCTATGGAGAAGAAAACCCACAGAACAGGAAGAAAGAAGATTACAGAGAGATAAAGCTATAATTAGTTTTATAAAATTGAAGATAAATGTGATTAAGGAA includes:
- the LOC107607378 gene encoding uncharacterized protein LOC107607378, which encodes MHEYKDGLNKFLDFTFEHRSLGGRQIKCPCSVCGFGKWQTREKVFEHLIVKPFPENYKVWYWHGEEAVGVGSQAHQTSQIVQDDSTSQHPMVTKLNDVFGVAGPDLNEDGDGDEDNIEDAENEEHNGENVEFYKLLEDDNEQLYEGCTKYSKLSFLISLYHIKCLYRISDKPMIEILKLIKHAFGNAKISNTFYEAKKIINKLGLNYTKIPACPNDCMLYWGEEEDLQECKRCKTSKWSDAKKQKPAKILRYFPLKQRLQRLFMCSKTAQSMRWHASAEKKDSKRRHPRDSEAWKTFDLLHDKFAEDPRNVRLGLAADGFNSFGALRTNYSIWPVVLIPYNRPPRECMKPTSLFLSMIIPGEKIPGNNIDVYLQPLIKELKELWHDGVQTLDRFKNEMFTL